A stretch of DNA from Arachis hypogaea cultivar Tifrunner chromosome 19, arahy.Tifrunner.gnm2.J5K5, whole genome shotgun sequence:
AGTGTGGTGGACTTGCCGATTACTGACCGCAAGTTTACATGGTTCAGGGGTCGATCCTGCAGTCGTATTCATAGGGTTCTAGTTAGCCTGGAATGGCTTGAGAAGTTTCTAGAGACTCGGCTACAAGGTAGTCCAAGAGGTTTGTCTGACCATTGTTCTATTATAGTGGAAGATAAGAGGCAGAGAGATGGGTCGAGGCCGTTCAGAAGTCTTGACTCGTGGTTTACACATGAAGGTTTTCTGAGGATGGTCAAGGAGGAATGGAGAGGCCTAGGTGAGGCACAATTCACAGATAAATTGAAGGCTTTGACAGTTCTTCTAGGAAGATGGCATTAAGATAACTTTGGTGACATGGACAAGAAAATCATGAAGTTTGAGAAAGAGATTAAGAAGATTGATGACATGGTGGGTGATGGTGTTTATGATGGAACAGTAGAGGCAAGAAGAAGGGCGCTTGTGATTTGCTGTGAAAAATGGTATGTAAGGAAGGAACTACATTAGAAGCAGATGTCGCGCTCTAGACATGCGAAGGACATTGATAAGAACACGAGGTACTTCCACAACTTAGTTTCTGCGTGAAGGAGAAACAATAGGATTGATGCGCTACTTATTAATGGAAGGTTGATAAGGAATCAAGCTAGAATTAAGATTGCGATTAGGGACTTTTATAAGAATTTGTATCATCAGAAGAGTATCCTTTGGTGGGGTTCAGGGACGGTATAGTGGAAATGATTGGTGAAGAGGATGCTTTGGCTTTGGAGGTGCAATCGACTCGTGAGGAGGTTAAAGACGCAGTGTGGGATTGTGAATCATCCAAGGCTCCAAGAAGTGATGAGTACaacatgaacttcataaagaGGTGTTGGGCTAAAATTGGCTCTGAATTTACGGCAGCGGTGTTGGATTTCTTCTTGACTTCCAAGCTATCGGCGGATGCTAATCTCACTTGGGTGACGTTGGCCCCTAAGTATACTAGTGCTAAGGAAATCAAAGACCCGAGGTTGACCAGCATGGTAGGTTGTGTGTATAAAGTCATTTCGAAAATGCTGGTTAGGAGGATGCGAGCAATAATGCCACGACTAGTAGGTGAGACACAGAGTGCTTTTGTCAAGGGGCGAAAGATTTATGACGGGGCTCTTATCGCATGCGAAAACTGTTCAATGGATTAAAATGGCGAAGAAAGAAGCAGTGATAATAAAGCTAGACTTCCAAAAAGCATATGATAGAGTCAAGTGGAGTTTTGTAGACCTTGTGTTGCAAAAGATGGGCTTTGGACGAAGATGGAGGAGTTGGGTTATAGAGTGTGTAAGTACGTGTTCTATGTCAGTGTTGATAAACGGCTCGCCATCGAAGCCATTTAAGATGGAGAGGGGTTTGCGACAGAGTGATCCACTGTCTCCATTTTTGTTTGTACTTGTCGTTGATGTTCTACATAGGATGTTTGGGAAGGCAGTTAGAAATGGACGTATCTCGCCGTTACTGGTGGGTAGAGATCATATCGAGTTGTCTCATCTTCAGTTTACGAATGATACTATTCTGTTCTGCCCCCCTGAGGAAGAGACCCTTAAGAATTACAGGATGATCCTTCGTTGTTTTAAGCTAATGTCGGGCtgagtattaattttgataaatctaGCTTGATTCCAATTAACTGTAATGATCAGTGAGTACAACGTATGTGTAGCGTATGTGTAGAGTGCTGGGCTATAAGGTAGCCTCTCTTCCAGTGAAATACTTTGGGATCCCTCTAGGAGCGAACCCGAGATTAGTGAAGACTTGGAAGCCAATTATAGAAAAAGTGGAGGAGAAGATGAGCATATGGAAAGCCAAGGTTCTCAATAAAGCCGGTAAGTTGGTGCTCATTAAATCTGTATTGAACAGCCTCCCTGTCTATTATTTGAGTTCATATAAAATGCCAAAGGCTATTgtagaaaaatttattttcttacagagaagatttctatggagtaaggaggatggtAGGAATGGTATGGCAATGGTCAGGTGGGAGGTGGTGCAGGCTCCTAAAAAGTTTGGTGGGTTGGGTGTCGAGGATGCTATGGTGTGTAACACAGCCCTTCTATTTAAGTAGTGGTGGCgtttttcaaaggaggattgtcCCTTGTGGAAGAAGGTAGTTTGATCTTGTAACAATCTGAACCCAAATGTGATGCTGTCATCCCAGGTGTTACCTGTCGGGGGGTGTGGAAGGATATTTGCCATATACAGTTCAAGGATCAACAAGTAAGACAGAAGATGTTCAATGGTTTGTTTATGGAGATTGGTGATTGGAGAGGGACTCGGTTCTGGAGGATGTATGGCTACATGGCGGTTCTCTGAAAGATCAATTTCTGAGGTTTTTCTCAGTTTTAAACCAAAAAGGATCCGTTATAAGGGATTGTGGGTTCTAGGACTGGTTAGAGTGGAGATGGAACTTTCAATGGAGGCGAGAgttattccaatgggagttggactTAGTGAACTAGTTGCATGAAACTTTAAGACTGGTCAAACTTGCTTATGACAGAGAGGATAGAGTTGTGTAGAAATTTGATAAACAATGTGTATTTTCTAttaactcttttgtgcaggtgGAAATGATTCTGGAGGATATAACAAATTACAGCTTTACTAGGACGGTTTGGAAAGGTCTAGTTCCACAAGAGTTGAATTGTTTGTCTGGTTTGTTTTGACTGGAAGGGTTAATATGAAGGAGAGGCTGAATATGTTGTATGTGTGTATGTGTGTTAAACCAGGAAGGGTTAATATGAAGGGTCTAGTTCAACCAGGAAGAtgttgtatgtgtgttatgtaacCAAGGTGTTGAATATGGTCACCACTTGTTTCTTGGTTGTGATTTTTCTTGGAAAGTTTGGTGTGCATGGCTATCATTTGTTTGAAGGCAATGGTCATGCCCAAGGACGCTAAAGGAACATTTTCAAAGTTGGATTGAGCTATCAACTAGTAAGTAGGAGCGCAAAAGAGTGTGTTTCTGTGTGATTATCTGGAACATTTGGCTAGAAAGGAATAGAAGGATTTTTCATAATAAAGGAAAAGGGGTTGACGATATTATCTATCAGTTCTTTATGAACTATAAGGAGTGGTTAGGTGTGGATCCCTTCTGTTGTTGATGACAATGTCGAAGATGACAGGGGATATCAACTAGTGTTCTTTGCGTAGTTTGCTTTTTTTAACTGTTGGTTGTTTATGTTTGTTGTCTTCATATGCTCCACTTATTGTATTGAGCTCTTCCTTTCAAAAAAAACGCCAATTTTTCAATGAACCAAAAAAGTGAAAGAGATACTTATTTTAAAATGGCCAAAGTAAGAGTAAATGATCAAATTGGTCCCTAAAAATCACGCAATCTCCGATTTAGtcctcaaaaatttttttaatcaaattcatccCCAAAAAATTTCAGTTTAGTCACGTTAGTCCTTTCATTACTTTCTACGTTGAAGGCGTTAACGAAAACTGACGTGGCACGTTAAGAAAAATATCAGCATTAAAACGGTGTCGTTTTTAAAGGTGAGGGATAGTGATTGAAACTACGTCGTTTTGATCTCTCTCACTTCCATTCACTCACAGTAACACACAAGACCCTATTTCTCTTACAAGAGTCTCCCTTTCACTCCCTTTTCCACGTCGCTGAGAAGACGAAGAAGTCTTCATCTTTGTCGTCGATTGAAACATTCGGCACGGTGTCCTTGTTTCTCTCACAAGACTCTCCCTCTCACTTCCTTTTCGATATTGCTGAGAGAAGACAAAGAAGCCTTCATCATCATTGCCAATTGAAGCATCCGGTGTGATGTTCCTATTTTCTCTCACAAGACTCTCCCTCTCACTTCATTTTCGACGTCGCTGAGGAGAAGACGAACAAGCCATCATCATCGTCACCGATTGAAGTATCCAACGCAGCATGTTTGTGAGTTCGCCATTGAGGAGTGGCTTCAGCacagtgattgaagacatgactGACGACCATTTTTGTCATTGTTTAAGGTTTTATTTTGGGGTAAAAAACGTAAACAAGCCAAAGGGAGAACAATTTGACACAAATAAGCcaaagcaaaatctgattcatcaatcaaccaaagcacATTTCTATGTAGTTCGAACCAATATGGTTCGAACTCACTttccaagtaattcgaaccaatttgGTTCGAACTCTAacttcataattcgaaccaaataggttcgaattacacTCCTCAAGTAATttgaaccagcttggttcgaattagtgaGGACCAGAGCTCTATATATATGGTGTGAACGTGAGTTGCTATCATTAGAGGGGGGTAacatggctagtgaggagagtttcacAATGTTGGTTCACCACAAAGGATCCATTAAGAGAAAAACCCGTTCCGGTGTGAAGTtctgataaggatcctctctgtattatcgTCAGGCCTACGACGACGTATGAGGACCTTGTTAGCTCTGTACTGCTGAAACTAGGTCTGGAAGGTGTGAaacgggttaagaagtttttttaTCGATTTCCAATCACGGTGCTCCAGGAAACCGTAAAGTAcgattgtttcacgatcgggagtgatgaggacttgcaggtcatgtttcattgtcgccggcagtttccagaggtgaggacaccagaactgttggcaaagttggttgacgCGGTGTCCAGCTCGGGGGGTTCGAACTGGAATACCACCACTTTAGCCACGGTAGCCGGTTCTAGCTCCAGACCTGCCGTTGCATCTTCCTCCGTCCCTGCGTACGAGCCACCCGTCCAACCTGTCGCCTCTCCTtcgttcgctgttgatctcaaCGGCAGTGTAGGCGACGAGGTCGGAGAAGGGGAATATCTGCGGACCTCTTTACAGTGTGCTACACCGGCTGGGGTTGGAGATGGATTCTTGGATGATCCAAAGGACGATgatgtcgagccggatatgattgctgATGACAGTGGCGATGATGTTGGAGCAAGTGAGCCTGCTGGGACGGGCGgcggttctagctctggcacgcAGCAGTACCCTCCATATTTTTcctctttggacttggatgccatgaggcaggagggggTTCCTGGGCAGCCGGctggatttggcgctagagatgCTGAAGGGTCTGCAGGTCTGATAGAGTTttaggttggtcagcaattttcGGATAAAGAAGAGGCCATGTTAAGTgtcaagacttacagcatccgacGAGGGATAAAGTACAAGGTTGTGGAGTCTGACTatcgccggtatgtgggcaagtgttctgagttcggcaatgggtgcacatggttgattcggcttAGTCTCCGACAGCGCAAGAGGATTTGGGAGGTCAAACATTACAACGGACCGCATACTTGTCTCTCCACCTCCATTTCCAgcgaccacaggagtttggattaccatgtgatatcggcattcattatgccaatggttagggctgatgcatccgtcagcatcaaggtgctaCTAAATGCCACCGccgcacactttgggtttaggccgacttacaggagggtctggttggcgaagcagaaggctgttgccctcatctatggtgactgggatgagtcgtacaacgagctcccaaggtgggtgttaggagtccagttgacgatgcctggtactgttgcAGTGCTAAGGACGAGCCCTGTTCGTGTCGGTGGACAGTTGGACGAGTCTCGAGCTTATTTTCACAGACTATTCTGGACGTTTCCACCATGTATCGAGGCATTCCATCATTGCAAGCCCCTAGTtagtattgacggcacccatctgtatggcaagtatgggggaacgttgcttTTCGTGATTGCACatgacgggaactccaacatactccctgttgcattcgcattagtcgagggtgagaatgctgagtcgtggtccttctttctctcccacctgcgTGAGCATGTGACACAGCAGCCGGGTCTGCTGGTTATCTCGGACAgacataacggcatcaaggccaCGCTTGAGGCTCCTAACGGAGGCTGGTTACCTCTGTCTGCATACCgggcattctgcattcgacatgtTGCGGCAAATTTCGCCctcaccttcaagggcaaagacgcaaGGAGGCTACTTGTGAATGCGGCGTACGCTAAGACTGAGGTCGGGTtccattactggtttgatattcttaggtccgaagacccggcgatgtgtgacTGGGCAAACCGGATTGAGTATTCGTTGTGGACACAACATTGTGATGAAGGATGTAGATTCGgacacatgacgacgaatatatCTGAGTGTGTGAACTCGATCCTCAAGGGTGTCCGAAACCTTCCTATGTGCTCGCTAATGAAGGCAACATACGGAAGGTTGGCCGAATTATTTGTTCGCAAAGGGAGAGAGGCTCAGGCGCAGATGGGAACCTGACAACAATTTAGTCAGCACTTGGTGAAGTGTatagaggccaacttgaagacggctAGGTGCTTCACGGTTACTGTGTACGACAgggataactccgagttcaccTTCGCAGAGACAACTCCGACTGGTTCTTTCTCACTGGGTAGCTACAAAGTCTCGCTTGCATCTCACACATATGACTGCGGATACTTCCAGGCACTTCATTTCTCGTGTCCCCACGCACTGGCATGTTGTGCCTACTCACGACTTACATGGGAGCCTTATGTCCACCAGGTGTATCGTCTTAGTTCGGTCTTTAGTGTGTATCAGATGGgtttcacacctcccattccggagggtttctggccaccataTGACGGGCCGACTGTCATCCCTGACCCCAATAAGAAGCGTGCGAGAGAGGGTCATCCCAGGTCCACTCGGATACGGACCaatatggacgaggcagatccgaaCCGGCCAAAGAGATGTGGGCTTTGTCGGCAGCCCGGCCACACACGTCGGAGTTGCCCACAGCTCGGAGGAGCAGAGCACACACGGGGACATGATTAGGTGTATTGGTGGCTTTGGTacttttgttatttcaatttcGCGTTTAGATTCCACTATTATCGGTTTTCTTACTTGTAGTTGGTGACTGATAGAATTTGTTAACGTTAGTGCGATGTACTTTGAATGGAATTTTAGTTAATGAATATGTTCTGTCTCCGCAGTTTTAAACGAAATGTATGTCTAATGCACACCGGAATAAATAACTGTACGAGTTTTATTAAGACATGATGCGGAAACTATGTTCGTAACTTAAATTTCTGTGTGGAACGAATTCTGAGTAATTCGAACCATGTTAGTTCGAATTACTTGGTGGCTATTTCTTCAgtgtaattcgaacctatttggttcgaattatgaagtTAGAGTTTGAACcaaattggttcgaattatgtggctATGTGGTAtatgtgtaattcgaacctatttggttcgaattacttggaaAGTGAGTTCGAACCATATTGGTTCGAACTACATAGAAATGtactttggttgattgatgaatcagattttgctttgGCTTATTTGTGTCAAATTGTTCTCCCTTTAGCTTGTTTACGTTTTTTACCCTTTATTTTGTTCTGGTTACTAACCTTGTTGTTAGGATTGTGCCATTGAtaaaatttatttcttgttagtatttttttgttgGAACTGAAAACCGATTATAGGGTTGGGGTTTTGCTCTTTGTTGATTCATGAAAGTTGATCAAGAGTTCTGTTTTTCTGAATATTAAAGGAGCACTAGTTACCAATTTCTCTTATCATTGTTTATGTTCAGTgtttgttttgttatttggatttGGGGTTCGCACTTTTTTCGTGGAATTCAATTTTGTGGAAAGGAagtttcttttaaatttattttttttgttagtgaaCTTTTTTTAGGACTATGTCATTGTTAAATTCTGTTTTTTGTGATGTTTTTTAActgaaattgaaatttatttttgggGTTAGGGTTTCGTTCTAGTTGATTAAACATTTTCAATAACTCAAAGTTGATTAATTGCACCACCGCGACCTCCATCTTCACCAACCATCATGCCGGTGACCTCAAATATTGCCGTCTCAATCGCTGCAACTACACTCCATAGGAAGGGAATATATATGCAACATTTTAGGATTATGGTTTGTCATTTAGGGACAGATTTGaccaaatttcataaaaatattgtGCTAGCTGCCAATTGAGATGTAGAGGGGTGTACTGACATGTAACTTAACGTGCCACGTCAACTTCCCTTAACGCTGTTAACGTAAAAAGTGACGGAATGACTAACGTGACTAAACTGAAATCTTTcgagaataaattagattaaaaaatcTTTTGGAGATCAAATTAGAGATCGCGTGATTTTTGAGAGACTAATTTAACCATTTACTCGCCAAAGTAACTTATAACACAACAAAGATACCACCGAAGTATCAATCATACCTAGCGCACATGGACATAACCTTTGATGCTGAAATTTGTTGGTAGATTTAGAATGGCCATCACAATTTCTGGCTACTCTGCGCCTCTTTCAATTGATAAAATGTGAACaattagtagttagtacattgctTGCAttgtcttcttttcttttcatcataAACACAGCAACACAACAAtttgaataacataaaaatgTAAGTACAATTAAATACAAGCCACTGAAATTAAACAAATCAGGCTTAATATAATAAACATAGCACCCGCATACAAATATTATTGTTTCCTTGACAGTGAATCTATGGTCTTGCATAGCTCTTCCAGTTTCTTCATCCTCTGTCTTTCACTCTCAGTTAACAGCTATAAACGAAATTTGCATAACATAAAAAGACGTTAAACAGTTACCAAGAAAGTTAAAAGCATAGCATCAGAACTAATTGTCTCTATAAAATCACAATCTTAACTATATAAAACTATACCTCAACTAGTGTGGTTACAAGATGAGATTTCTCTTTGTTCTTTTCATTGAAAGCTTCCAAGGCCTCTTTATACTCTTTCTCCTATAAGTAAACCAAAGTTAATCATTATTGAGTTCTGCAAATTCATTATTAAATTTTCCTTAAACTGGTAGAGTAGGATGTTATATACTAGGGGTGGACTAGTATTTATTTTGTAGCCTCAAGATCAAGAATTTTACCTTCTTCTGGTAGTTTTGTCCCAATGGCTTCAAATCTCTGATAGCCAAGTCAATCTTCTTGCGCACAATTGCAACTTCTTTCCTCAAAGGATCATCTAGCACTTCAAGCTCCTAGTACAAATCATGAAATTTGAAAACACATTGAAGATATGTGAAGTATGATTAAAATTAAACacaaataatgaaaatatataGATTCTAATACTACATAGAGAAATATTTTATTGTACTTATTTTGGTCAATATTTACTCTATCAACTAAAAACTTCTAcataaccaagttgggttggtatAGCGGTTAGCTcattagtccgcttaagcaagtgtcgggggttcaaatcccgccttgtgcatgcagcaactcattggccagcggcaaacccttaaatggagctcagtaccgcgacggattagtccttggcctgtcgggctgggggataccgtgggaaaccaaaaaaaaaaaaaactaaaaacttcTACATAGTCCATATTGAAGAACTTACTTCCCAAATGTGTGCCAAGCGCCTCGTCTCTTCCTCGGCGCGGCCAAGCTGGAGTTCAACCTTCTCTCTCACCTCAGTCTTCTTCCTCTCAATCTCTTCTTCCTTGGATTGAAATGTGGAAATGGGCAGCTTTGAAATCTGCTCATCCTCACACTCTTCTGTGGATAGCCTTCCACTGCTTCCAATGCTCCCAAGGTTCTTCATCTTTTGCATTTCTTCTTTGTTGCAGCAAACAAGGCACCACATATGCTCCCACATCAACTCACTCCAACAACTCCAATGTGTTTATCTATCAAACGAAGACGCTTGTTTTGCTTTTGCTTCAATTTTCTTTCTGTCCCTCTCAACAAACTATATCCTTCTCTTGACTTCTAAAAGCAGCAAAAGGACAGCACTAGCCTTTCTTCGAATCTGTTGTTTCTGTAACAGACAACATATTAGATTCATAAGAAGAATATTATTTCCTTACtatatagctttttttttttggtttctcaCTGTTATCCCCAACTCGGTAGGACAATGACTAATCTGTCGCGGTACTGAgttctatttaagagtttgtcgcTAGTCAATGGATTGCTACATGCACAAGGGAGGATTCAAATCtccaacacttgtttaagcaaACTAGTAAGCTAACCGCTAGATCAACCTAACTTAGTAATTGTTTTAAGACACAAAATAGAAAGAGTTGAGATGAAAAAAATTGTCTCCGCTATTTCCACATTTTAAATGgataaaaagtatatataagaaaaaaaaatctgttTTCTATCTCCTACTCCAAGAAATATCTGCTGAATTTTTTAGATACAAGGACCATGACTGTGAATTGCTAAAATATTGGTCAATTTTGTCATTGACTAAGATACGGTAGTGCGATTTGTCAAATTAAATTTACggtgaacttttttttttgtgtaatgTAAAAGTCTGCAAATACAAAATTGTTAGGgcttgaaaaaaattaaataaatataaatagtcatatattttaaaaataaaaaaaaatagagaaagaaaatcatTGAGTGACTTTTTCCAAATATttgcataatttaaaattataaaaaatgaaaataggaAGACTGATTTTCAACGGGTAAAATGCGCTCATATAAAGGGATATCACCATTATTGTTCCATGTATCCGCTATCATTATCACtatcatattaaaaaataaaataaaaagccaTATATTTGATGATGTTTTATATTTCTATGGCAAGATATTCTCTAaacacacatagagccaccaatCATTGCCAGCCAAAATTTTAGCAGTGAATCTGGATTTAGTTTTGATATTACAGCCACAATGAGCATACACTTGATGGTGGATTATGATGAGGATTGTATTGTATGTGTATATTTTACAATCTTTTGCTTTTTCCAAAAGGCACTTGCAATCTTATGTTCAAAGCCTGAGAATGGGGCAATGGAGACTGAAGAAGGAAGTAATCTCAATCTGCATGTTCTGGTACCAACTTATGCATTCCTTCAAGCAAAagatatatctatatatgtatttatGGAAGTTGGTACATTTTATTTGTGGTTAATAATTTATAATCttagtttaattaattaactgtGTGTGTCAAAGCTCTAAATTGAACTCTTATAGAAAAGGGAAAATGTTTCATTTCTATAAATTGGGAAGAGCAATAATGTCTTCATATACAAGTGAGATAATCTATCTACCTATTTTTATTGGACGTTGTTAGGTAGACAATAGTTTTtgtgaataatgtgaataatgagtTTTAAAATTAgtccaataaagtaaaaaaatactaCACTCCCAAATTACctatctaaatcttaatattaggataaccatccgcacacctaataaattgaacatccaatatatttattgttcacattgtttaatattttcatggtctacttatacttttctattcttattatataaaagttaatatcaattttttatacattaaatctaAGCCATGTTTCTTCTTCTAATAAATGCTACATCATCAATTTTAATTACTTGACAAAACCTTAAAAATTAACCAattaacttttaataaaatattaaaaaattaaatatcaaaaccATAACTCTCatgcataattaattaatttattattcaataaaaatataaaacattaattaaatataataaatatctacattaaaaatattataataataatattatcataataaattttaaattataaaatattaaaatttcatcCTATTTGACCTACTTATATATCACACATAAAACTTTTACTACTATTAATTTATTTCACAATtcgtaatttatatataaaaaatatttataccaaCAAATGAAGAGGAGCTTATCTACTTAGATATGATTCTATTAGATAATtaggtataaaataaaaatatttattatatttttaaaacaaatttacgAAAAAACATTCTTATTACTTTtactatttataatttttttaagttttttgtaatactttatatataatcatattttaaaattcttctaattatacttattttaatatgctatttaaattaaagaattaattttgatcattttttaatactattttgaATTTGTATCACTCGAGATATTATCTGATAGAGTaggtttaaaaaaaatatttacagatatttttgttttatgctatttaaattattcttattaaaaataacttattcaatacatatatatatatatatatatatgacaataAATATTCTGAAAACTTTTATTCTTACTATTATAGATGCCATTGAAAACCTGTATGCAATAGGAGAAGAAAAACAagtaaatgtaaaaaaaaaaatctacaaaaaacataaaaaaataaagtttttgtGCTACAACATAAAAATGATTAtagatttaaattataaaaaattctatCAAATTCCATCAAATTATACTTATCATgaaattttttatcaaattataaattactaactcaataatattatatattcaaaattaaattaaaagttccAAATCAAAGTACTACAATAACTTTTgtgctatttgataaaaaaaaagtaaaaaaattattggGCACAACTGCCTTTAATCTAATTACATTCCAAGTCACCAGTGATACTAAAGCACCATTTCAATTGAAGAATTTATACAACCTCACACTTATATTAGAAATCAAAGTAAatgattttaactttaaaaaatgCTCTCAACTGTTACCAAGATATTTGTCCCAACAAAAAATACTGAAACGCAACCCCCTATTACAATAAGTCTAATAAGTAATactacaaaaattttatttatttaaaacatCATTTATATTACTTATTTATATTCTTCATTAATTATAGGAATTAACTTCACCAACACTAATATTATCAGATCTAGATGACATACTAATAAAGAGATTaaggaaaatgaaaaataaacgaATTCAAAACACATCTTTAGATAAAGAACATacatacaaaaatggaacaaaaaagacaataaaaaatatatagaagtTAAAGaacatatgaaaaaaaaagtcaaacaacaactgaaaaaaaaaagaggacaaACACTTCATAAAAAGACTAAATCcgtcaattaaaataaatacaaaaataaaaacaacaaatgAAGATGCAGCTTTGTACaacttcaatataaaaaaaatttatattataaaatattttaaataaaaaatatattaaatttaatattaatttatatatattaattattttttgaacaatataatatttattaaaactaTCATTAATTTACCAATCTGTGTATCACGCAGGTCTcaatctaattataaataaaagaatttaactaATATGTGTCTTAAacacatgataaatttattattaata
This window harbors:
- the LOC112776532 gene encoding uncharacterized protein, translated to MWEHMWCLVCCNKEEMQKMKNLGSIGSSGRLSTEECEDEQISKLPISTFQSKEEEIERKKTEVREKVELQLGRAEEETRRLAHIWEELEVLDDPLRKEVAIVRKKIDLAIRDLKPLGQNYQKKEKEYKEALEAFNEKNKEKSHLVTTLVELLTESERQRMKKLEELCKTIDSLSRKQ
- the LOC140182379 gene encoding uncharacterized protein, whose product is MPGTVAVLRTSPVRVGGQLDESRAYFHRLFWTFPPCIEAFHHCKPLVSIDGTHLYGKYGGTLLFQPGLLVISDRHNGIKATLEAPNGGWLPLSAYRAFCIRHVAANFALTFKGKDARRLLVNAAYAKTEVGFHYWFDILRSEDPAMCDWANRIEYSLWTQHCDEGCRFGHMTTNISECVNSILKGVRNLPMCSLMKATYGRDNSEFTFAETTPTGSFSLGSYKVSLASHTYDCGYFQALHFSCPHALACCAYSRLTWEPYVHQVYRLSSVFSVYQMGFTPPIPEGFWPPYDGPTVIPDPNKKRAREGHPRSTRIRTNMDEADPNRPKRCGLCRQPGHTRRSCPQLGGAEHTRGHD